One Streptomyces sp. NBC_01237 genomic region harbors:
- a CDS encoding TetR/AcrR family transcriptional regulator, with translation MTAIEQTEAARPRGTRLPRRARRNQLLGAAQEVFVAQGYHSAAMDDIAERAGVSKPVLYQHFPGKLELYLALLDQHCEALLAAVRTALASTTDNKLRVEATMDAYFAYVEDEGGAFRLVFESDLTNEPAVRERVDRVSLQCAEAISDVIAGDTGLSKDESMLLAVGLGGVSQVVARYWLSSGSSIPRDTAVQLLTSLAWRGIAGFPLHGIDQH, from the coding sequence GTGACAGCCATCGAGCAGACAGAGGCAGCGCGCCCGCGGGGCACTCGCCTGCCCCGCCGCGCCCGACGCAATCAGCTGCTGGGGGCCGCGCAGGAGGTCTTTGTCGCGCAGGGCTACCACTCCGCGGCCATGGATGACATCGCCGAGCGCGCCGGGGTCAGCAAGCCGGTGCTCTACCAGCACTTCCCGGGCAAGCTGGAGCTCTATCTGGCCCTGCTCGACCAGCACTGCGAGGCGCTCCTGGCGGCCGTGCGCACGGCGCTGGCCTCCACGACGGACAACAAACTGCGCGTCGAGGCCACGATGGACGCCTACTTCGCGTACGTCGAGGACGAGGGCGGCGCCTTCCGGCTGGTCTTCGAGTCCGACCTGACCAACGAGCCCGCGGTACGCGAACGGGTCGACCGGGTCTCGCTCCAGTGCGCGGAGGCCATCTCCGACGTCATCGCCGGCGACACGGGGCTGTCCAAGGACGAGTCCATGCTCCTGGCGGTCGGCCTGGGCGGGGTGTCCCAGGTGGTGGCCCGCTACTGGCTCTCCAGCGGCTCCAGCATTCCGCGCGACACCGCGGTCCAGCTCCTGACCTCGCTGGCCTGGCGGGGCATCGCGGGGTTCCCGCTGCACGGCATCGACCAGCACTGA
- a CDS encoding DUF3107 domain-containing protein, which yields MEVKIGVQHTPREIVLESGLSAEDVESAVAEALNGKAQLLSLTDDKGRKVLVPADRIAYVEIGEPSTRRVGFGAL from the coding sequence GTGGAGGTCAAGATCGGGGTGCAGCACACGCCCCGGGAGATCGTTCTGGAGAGCGGGCTTTCCGCCGAGGACGTCGAGAGCGCGGTCGCCGAAGCGCTCAACGGCAAGGCGCAGCTGCTCAGCCTCACGGACGACAAGGGCCGCAAGGTCCTGGTGCCGGCCGACCGGATCGCGTACGTGGAGATCGGCGAGCCCAGCACCCGGCGTGTGGGGTTCGGCGCGCTGTAG
- a CDS encoding ferritin-like fold-containing protein, with product METPDNAAEPANEAPETPAPTGIAAQDWATASAEPQYRAAVVDLLGALAYGELAAFERLAEDAKLAPTLGDKAELAKMASAEFHHFEQLTDRLTAIETDPTAAMEPFAKALDDFHRQTAPSDWLEGLVKAYVGDSIASDFYREVAARLDTDTRSLVLAVLDDTGHGNFAVEKVRAAIEAEPRVGGRLALWARRLMGEALSQAQRVVADRDALSTMLVGGVADGFDLAEVGRMFSRITEAHTKRMAALGLAA from the coding sequence ATGGAGACGCCTGACAACGCCGCTGAACCCGCCAACGAAGCTCCCGAAACCCCCGCACCCACCGGAATCGCCGCCCAGGACTGGGCCACCGCATCCGCCGAGCCGCAGTACCGCGCAGCGGTCGTGGATCTGCTGGGTGCGCTCGCCTATGGCGAGCTGGCGGCCTTCGAGCGACTGGCGGAGGACGCCAAACTCGCGCCGACACTCGGTGACAAGGCGGAACTGGCGAAGATGGCCTCCGCCGAATTCCATCATTTCGAGCAGCTGACGGACCGGCTCACCGCGATCGAGACGGACCCGACCGCCGCGATGGAGCCGTTCGCCAAGGCGCTCGACGACTTCCACCGGCAGACCGCGCCGTCGGACTGGCTGGAGGGGCTGGTCAAGGCGTACGTCGGTGACTCGATCGCCAGCGACTTCTACCGCGAGGTCGCGGCCCGGCTCGACACGGACACCCGCTCGCTCGTCCTCGCCGTGCTGGACGACACCGGCCACGGGAACTTCGCGGTCGAGAAGGTGCGCGCCGCGATCGAGGCCGAACCGAGGGTCGGCGGCCGGCTCGCGCTGTGGGCCCGCCGGCTGATGGGAGAGGCGCTCTCCCAGGCCCAGCGGGTGGTCGCCGACCGGGACGCCCTGTCGACGATGCTCGTGGGCGGTGTGGCGGACGGCTTCGACCTGGCCGAGGTGGGACGGATGTTCTCCCGCATCACCGAGGCGCACACCAAGCGGATGGCCGCGCTGGGCCTGGCCGCGTAG
- a CDS encoding DEAD/DEAH box helicase, with translation MSPFPIQEMTLPVALSGSDVIGQAKTGTGKTLGFGLPLLERVTVPADVEAGRAAPEKLTDAPQALVVVPTRELCQQVTNDLLTAGKVRNVRVLAIYGGRAYEPQVEALKKGVDVIVGTPGRLLDLAGQRKLDLSHIRALVLDEADEMLDLGFLPDVERIITMLPPKRQTMLFSATMPGAVISLARRYMSQPTHINATSPDDEGSTVKNTAQFVYRAHSMDKPEMVSRILQADGRGLAMIFCRTKRTAADIAEQLEKRGFASGAVHGDLGQGAREQALRAFRNGKVDVLVCTDVAARGIDVEGVTHVINYQSPEDEKTYLHRIGRTGRAGAKGIAVTLVDWDDIPRWQLINKALDLKFPDPPETYSTSPHLFEELSIPAGTKGVLPRADRTRAGLRAEEVEDLGETGGRGRKSAASAPAPAREEREPRTRTPRQRRRTRNGAALEEGVATVPAPAGEITPAAPDAADAPAEPRTPRRRRRTRVGAPEAAAEAAVAVAEAPAAPAVEAVTEAEPAAETKPRRRRARTAAVKPVTETVTQAPAVKAEAEFQTVAVAVGFAEPVAETKPRRRTRVVKPVVDEVDFQIAPASEPEPETKPRRSRPRAAAKPKTESKPKADAKAKTTTKAATETATQAPAEEAEAKPRRRRATRAATAGTEAAVVSEAEAVVSLAASDAEAPAKPRRRRATRATAKAESATTEG, from the coding sequence ATGTCCCCGTTCCCCATCCAGGAGATGACGCTCCCCGTAGCGCTCTCCGGCAGTGACGTCATCGGCCAGGCCAAGACCGGCACCGGCAAGACGCTCGGCTTCGGACTGCCGCTCCTGGAGCGTGTCACCGTCCCCGCCGACGTCGAGGCCGGGCGCGCCGCGCCCGAGAAGCTGACCGACGCCCCGCAGGCCCTGGTCGTCGTACCGACCCGCGAGCTGTGCCAGCAGGTCACCAACGACCTGCTGACCGCCGGCAAGGTCCGTAACGTCCGCGTTCTCGCGATCTACGGCGGCCGTGCGTACGAGCCCCAGGTCGAGGCCCTCAAGAAGGGCGTCGACGTGATCGTCGGCACCCCGGGCCGACTGCTCGACCTGGCGGGCCAGCGCAAGCTCGACCTGTCCCACATCCGCGCGCTCGTCCTCGACGAGGCCGACGAGATGCTGGACCTGGGCTTCCTGCCCGACGTCGAGCGCATCATCACGATGCTGCCGCCGAAGCGCCAGACCATGCTGTTCTCGGCGACGATGCCCGGCGCCGTCATCAGCCTGGCGCGTCGCTACATGTCGCAGCCCACCCACATCAACGCCACGTCGCCCGACGACGAGGGCTCGACCGTCAAGAACACCGCGCAGTTCGTCTACCGCGCCCACTCGATGGACAAGCCCGAGATGGTCTCGCGCATCCTCCAGGCCGACGGCCGCGGGCTCGCGATGATCTTCTGCCGTACGAAGCGGACGGCCGCCGACATCGCCGAGCAGCTGGAGAAGCGCGGTTTCGCCTCCGGCGCGGTCCACGGCGACCTCGGCCAGGGCGCCCGTGAGCAGGCGCTGCGCGCGTTCCGCAACGGCAAGGTGGACGTCCTCGTCTGCACCGACGTCGCCGCACGCGGTATCGATGTCGAGGGTGTGACCCACGTCATCAACTACCAGTCCCCCGAGGACGAGAAGACCTACCTCCACCGCATCGGCCGCACCGGCCGCGCGGGCGCCAAGGGCATCGCGGTCACGCTGGTCGACTGGGACGACATCCCGCGCTGGCAGCTGATCAACAAGGCGCTGGACCTGAAGTTCCCCGACCCGCCCGAGACGTACTCCACGTCCCCGCACCTCTTCGAGGAGCTCAGCATCCCCGCGGGCACCAAGGGCGTACTGCCCCGTGCCGACCGGACCCGTGCGGGTCTGCGCGCGGAAGAGGTCGAGGACCTCGGCGAGACGGGCGGCCGCGGCCGCAAGTCCGCGGCGAGCGCACCGGCCCCCGCCCGCGAGGAGCGCGAGCCCCGTACGCGTACGCCGCGTCAGCGTCGTCGCACCAGGAACGGAGCCGCGCTGGAGGAGGGCGTCGCCACGGTGCCCGCACCGGCCGGCGAGATCACCCCGGCGGCACCCGACGCCGCTGACGCCCCGGCTGAGCCGCGCACCCCGCGCCGCCGTCGCCGTACCCGCGTAGGCGCCCCGGAGGCCGCTGCCGAGGCAGCGGTGGCCGTGGCGGAGGCCCCGGCGGCCCCGGCCGTCGAGGCCGTGACCGAGGCGGAGCCCGCGGCGGAGACCAAGCCGCGCCGCCGCCGCGCCCGGACCGCCGCCGTGAAGCCGGTGACCGAGACCGTGACGCAGGCTCCGGCCGTCAAGGCCGAGGCCGAGTTCCAGACGGTGGCCGTCGCGGTCGGCTTCGCCGAGCCGGTGGCGGAGACCAAGCCGCGCCGCCGCACCCGGGTCGTGAAGCCGGTCGTCGACGAGGTCGACTTCCAGATCGCCCCGGCGTCCGAGCCCGAGCCGGAGACCAAGCCGCGCCGCAGCAGGCCCCGCGCCGCCGCGAAGCCGAAGACGGAGTCGAAGCCCAAGGCGGACGCCAAGGCGAAGACCACGACGAAGGCAGCGACGGAGACGGCGACGCAGGCTCCGGCCGAGGAGGCCGAGGCCAAGCCGCGCCGCCGCCGTGCGACCCGCGCCGCCACCGCCGGTACGGAGGCCGCCGTGGTCTCCGAGGCCGAGGCCGTGGTGAGCCTGGCCGCGTCCGACGCAGAGGCCCCGGCCAAGCCGCGGCGCCGCCGGGCCACCCGCGCGACGGCCAAGGCCGAGTCGGCCACGACCGAGGGCTGA